Genomic DNA from Theobroma cacao cultivar B97-61/B2 chromosome 3, Criollo_cocoa_genome_V2, whole genome shotgun sequence:
TGTTGGGTTTTAATATAAGACCCAAGGCCCCAATAGGACAAGACAATTAGATATGATCATCCTAAGTATTAGTATTTAAAAAtgcataaataaaaattaaaaaaacacaaTGAAAACTGCACTGGTCCTCAGAATGAGCAGATGGACCACTGCAGATTCTCCAGGGCATGATCATTAATATAGAGTCACAAGACCATGTCCTCAGGCTAAAGCCTAAAGGATGAGCTTTTCTTGGATTGAGGATCTAGTAGTGATGATACTACATCCATGGTTATGGTCCCACCCCCTCCAAGCTCAAAGTACCCCTTGCCTTGATTCCTTCAATTCAGTTCTTCACTTATGACAGCAAAAATTTACATGATGGTGTTGCATTACTAGCTCTCAGCCTTCACTGCTCTTGTGATCCTAACTCTCCCCTTCAGATTCAGAAAACGTACTGCACAACCCAGGAACTTTTAAGGAAAATTATGTGTGTACTCTCGGGATGAATTCCTACCAGTTACTGCCACAAACACCAGACCTCCATTATGCGTGGGCCTCATCTCCTGTAATGAACTGGTCGTGGGCCGCAGAAGTAATATCACGGGAGTACTGTTAGCGTATTTTGAAACTGTGTACGTTACACTTTAGCTGCAAGTTTCTTGGCTGTTGTTTCATGCGTACTTCAACTTTGGACCAGGGTTACAGTCAGGGAGTTGTGAGTTGTTTAATTTAGGTGAACACAAAGAGCAACGGTTGACTTCTGAGGAGCACCATTACAGGCCAGTACAGGCCTCTTTGCATAGTTTCCTTTGATATATTCTTTGGTCTCCTTCCTCTTTCAGCATGAGCATATCATTTATTGTTTTTCAAAGAAGCACGTCATCATTAATCCGTAAACTATTACTATTCTTCTTTGTTTGTTACTGACTTGTTTTGTTCATTAAAGAAATGATTCTGGTCGCTGGATGCTTCAGCAAGGCATGCTCTTTGACATTTATGTTGTTAAATAAGCCCTATTGCCATGGCCATGCGATATAGATCACAGTGGGGGATGAGATAATTCCGTACTCCCATTGAGAAAGAAACAGAAGAGTGATACCAGAATAAGATATGTATAAAAGTTGTATGGACTAGTGCAATTTGTTTATACAacaaacattttgttttttgtttcccTAATGACACTGTCTCTACCCTTGCAGACAGATACAAAATTGGAGACTTGGGggataaattaagaaaaaaattaggaATGACAGTGATCAAGGATGAAAGTAAGATAAACAAGAAGCTAGAACCTAAAACAATCAACTTCAATCACTATATTTCACTGACCTCACCATCCTTACATACACCCACATTCACCACCATGGTTCCTTGCTCCTTTGATTCCATGACCCTGCAACAGTTTCTTCTCGGTGACTGCCAAAAAGACAGAAGGCCatgtcatatattttttacttaaacAAATAGGTTACCCTCTTTCTAAATAACTGAGTTCAGAAGTTAGAAAGCTCCAGGGTAGGTGATAAGGAACAGCCTTCCCTAGATAAAACTATACCAATGAGTTTTTGATACTTGATTGACTAGAGATCAAATTGAACTTGTTTATGCACAATcgcaaataaaataaaaaacaatatgaTGCTCAAGCAACTTACTCTATCCCATAGATGTGGGTCAGGTTTCTTGTTGACAATCACCATGTCAAGCTCAGCAGGATCAGCCATCTTCCATCTACAGGGAGGGTGAGGAACACGGTGCCGCTCATACTCACTCACAGTCTGATTTAGTTCAGAATCCATTCTCACCCTTGACATGTAAAACACAAAAGGTTTTTGGCATGGATTTCGGCTAACAGGACGAGTGTTGAAGGCATATGCCGTGTAATCTGCTCTCCTGTACCAATTCAAGAATGTTCTCGATGGCATTTCCATCtccctaggtgaaaagattCCTCTAAAAATTTGAACAGCAAAACCCCATGAAACTGAAATGGTCCAACTCTTAGTTTTGTCATAGCAGATGGACTGCTGCATGATCCCTGCTGAATCCAGCTTCGAAGGTAGCATAAGCCGCTGAAGGGCTTGAACCCTGGTCACATTGGGGAAGATAGGCTCAACGACATCAAGGTGATGCAGTGACGCCAATGGCGTAACAGGATGTGCGGCAAGGAGTCCAAACAAGTTCCCATACACGTCATACTGATTGCCATATAACCAACAAGAAACACATAGAATCAGCAATTGTTTTTGAATGACAAATTCTCAAGTAAAAAAGTCATAGCATTATAAGTTAGTGGAAACGTTGTTCCTGCAATGAAGCATCCAGCTTCAGCATTAACAATGAACACCTAAgtggaattgaaaatttaccaGTAAGGCCACTTTCCTCATAGACAATGACATCCAATCTACTAAATGCACACAAAACAAACAACTGACTCGCGTGCTCCACAGATATTATATATGGGGTTGGTATGCAGGCCTCACACATAATATACATTCTAGAAACTCAATTCATCATACCAATTCAAACCAATCACCTCACACACTTGGATAAAAGGATCACGTCCTATCTCGTAATTTAGTCAAATGACAGTTTTAATCTAGTAGAGCTATGAGCTAAACATGTATTTAGCAGTTAATACGATATAAGATTTTAGCCCCAACAACAAGCGTAGCCAATAATTAGCTTGACTATTAGGATCATAAAGCCACCGCAAAAAAACATTGCTGCACTAGGCTCCACCAGTTGAAAACAGGCACGACGTCTCTCCCACCCACAGGGGCCACACTCTCTTGATGCTGATCCATCTTTCAGTCAAAGGAGCGTGACAGCCACGTACTAAAATAGGCGCTTGAGCAAAACACAACATAAATGTGACAAAACCGGGTCTAAACCCTACGAACACGTGGGTCCCACCCCTCACCTACGTCTAAGACCCCCGGGTACGGACGAAGAACAAGCGTCGAGCTAATCACCCATCCAAGGTCGATACACCAAAATTACTGTCAATAAAACCACAACTTCCCCATTAATCTCATTCTCGTAACGGAAATTTAACATATTGGGAAAGCAAGAATCCCCTCTCACTGCTTTTTCCATACTAGTTACTACAATTAACTTCATGAAACACCAGTAGCATTAAACACAATCCAGATTCACTTACCCCAAATCATAATTAGAAATATTTATACCAGTAACAATGATattagtaaaagaaaaaaaatacaaaaaccaTACCAGAAAAAGCTAGAAACTCAAAAAGTGACAAAAGTGAGTCACCGACCTGGTGGAAACCGAGTTCCTTAGTGAGTGGGACACCGAGTTCAGCCATACAAGCCTGCATTCGATCATCGGAGCCGTACAATCCGGGGTATCTCTGAATACACCGGTCTTGCATCTTTGCCAAAGCCTTAGCCAATGGGTAGCTAATGGCGAAGCCGCCGCCGCCGTAAGCCATGCCGTAGGAGAAAAAAATGTTCTGAATATGAGATTCCGACAAGCTCCCTATGTAATAATACTGGGTATGATCATATTTCCTTAAGATCCTAACCAGATTATCCGTAATAAAAACGGTGTCGTCGTCACCCATCACGAACCACCTGACGTTATCCATCTTGAGCCTCAACGTCTCCGTCACGATCCGCGAGATCCGAATCGCGGACCGGTGACCTTGCCGGTTCGTGTAAGCGAAGTTGGAAGTGTCGCTGGAGACTCGAACTGGTGGAAGGGTTCCCTTGTCTTCGGGGGAGTATTTCACGCGATCGTCGAGCCAAACTACGCCTCGCATTTGGTTTGGCTTGTACCAAATCTTGATGTACTCTTTCCTCTGCTGCCATAGCTTGGAAGAAGCTGCGATTCCAAAAACCACATCGTGAATTTCAGTCAGGTTTGGTTTGGGTGGAGTCCTTTGCATTTGTACTACCACTGGTTTTTCTCGGACATCTCGATGGGGATGGCGTGTCGTTGTCACAGCCGTTTGATTGAGAATCAAGTGAGGAGATGTCAAGCTTGTTTTGTTGGGAAAGTGTGAAGAGCGATGGAGAGTTGCAGTAAATGGGGAGTCGTCACACGTTTGTTGAGCTGAAGTTGCTAAGAGCTTGAGAGTGTACATAACGTAGGTAACCGAAACGAAGAGAATTAACCAGACCATGAGCTTGGGAATGGGTCGAGCTGAGGGTCCAGGAACAAGCGGGTTGCCTGATGCGCTTCTCATCTGAATCTGATCCCACACCACTTTCTCTGAATCTTTCTTGCTGtctttcattttgttttcctttctttctttctttttttagcaCTGTTCAACAATTAcagattcttttcttttgcatgTGTTGTTAGATTTCGTTGGGAGAACCTAAAGTGTGGGAGGATTTGTTAAATCTGGCAAGAGAATAAAGTAAATGTTTCTAGTTTCAAAGATCAGAATGTTCCCAGAAAggaaaatcaaaatgaaatttgGGATTCAGGACAAGATGGGAGACAAGTGAAGAAGATGGAGaacatgaaaagaaaaggaggtGACTTGTTTCAGAGAAGTAAAGGTGATAGCTTGCATTGTTGTAGCTTGCATTGTTGCCAGGTTACAAACCACCCCTGAATGGAAACTACCCCgagcaaataaatatatttaagttttttttttttgtgtgaaagagaattttttttgtttgggtGTCGTTCACTGAGATTTGTAGAATCATGTGAGCGAGTTAGATTGTGGTGATGTGGTCCTACATTTTGCAGGTGACCCCACCTTGTTTTCCCAAGGCGGGAAATAACACGTATCAGCCGACAATTGGCTACAGAAAAAACAGGGGAAATTTATGGGCCAAAACGCGGGTAATTTGCAGGGTTTGTTCATCACTGTCATCTCAGgccaaaaataaaagcaagaaCTGCAACAAAAGAACAAAGCTTGAATTGAATTTACGTGCACAGACTCTTAGCAAGATGCGTTAACGTTTTGTTTATGGAGAAATTTTCTATCTCTCTTGTCCTATATTTTTCGTGATGGAGAATTGCTGGTCAGATAAGAAAGGAGAAGATGAATTCCAAAAGAGAGATTTTGCTGCGATTTCAAGCCATAAGAAGCGAAGAGCAAgatgaagaacaaaaacaaaaatggggTTGATTTGCAGAGGCAACCAGCAATATGCATTTAACGGTTTTGTTTTCTGGAATTTCCTTTGTTTTGTCTTGTGTTTTTGGGTGATGGGAATTCCACCGGCTTGTTgataagaggaaaaaaaaattatactaataccaaaaagagaaagcaaaAACAGATCAGACCCAAGTTTGGGGagctctttctctcttctttctttgccTTGTATTTTTTGCATTTGATCCTTTCTCTTTATCACAGTGAGATTGCACGGAATTCCCTTCTTTGTCTCAAAGAAACTCAATCTTCATAGCTCAATAGATAGTAACTAAAGCCATCGACATGCTCAATGAAAGAGTATAAGTTTAGATGGAACACAACGGgatataaagagaaaaagattgtTTGCGTAACTGACCATGATCTGATTTGGAATAAGGAAAACCTATctcaaggatgccaaaacttTGTTGCAAAGATATAATTGTTTATCTTATACATATttagcaaaaagaaaaaggaattatCTAATTAAGCAAATCCCTTTTCCATTGTACATGGGGAAAATGATTCATCAATTTACCatcaagttttatttaattttacttaCATCACGATGATGGAAATAGTTAAATACTATGCCAAAGGTAAACTGACATGGGTTTACTTTTTCTTAAGGATATGatgtggcttttatttattcacaCTCTCAGTCCACGACTCACTCCAATGTATGACATTTGTAATTTGACCTTTACCTTACCACAAAATAATAGTACAAAGagtaatcaaattttttaccTTAATGCAATTAATTATAGCACTGTCTTTTTGCTCTCCGTtgtcttttgtttgtttgttttttcatATAAAGGGTATAAAATATGAATTACACCCTTCAAAGAGGGTAGGGGTGACCTAATAATTTTACATGGACAAACCTTTGAATTAAGGATAATTAAAATGTGTCGGTTTGGTCGAGTTTGTCAAGGGCCAACTACCCCATAGAGCATCGAAATAATTGAAGCAGACCGGTTCATTGTTTTGCGGGATTCATATAGAGGCAATGATTTCTCAATCCCGCGTGAGTAAGAGGACCATTTGGATTAGCTGGACCTTATAATTCTTTGGGTACTTGTTCAGAAATTTCTACTTAGTTGATCTAAACCGTCCTAAATCCTAACGCCCTGAGTTAAATGAAGAGGTAGTGAGTTAATGGAGGAGGAATCTGAAGAACTGGAATCATATTTTGTTGGCCTTAGGTCGACCCATGGTACTGAAAATCCTTTATAAAAATAGACTGGGCGTCGTCCTGCTCCAAACTGCAGCTCAGAAATGATTGGGAAAGCTTTATGTCAATTGTCCTTTCTTTTAACTAACTTGTTCATTATTTCTACAAGTCTACACCAGCTCAATTCCACTAAGACTTTTTAATATGGGAAAAAGTTTCCAGAGAGGTGTTTCCGAGTTCCTGATTATGGATTTTCTATGGTTAGGTTAATCAAAGAGTCAAATAGCAAAAGTGATAGACTTTATTAGATTATGAAGGGAAATATTCTTTGGAGACAAGGTAAGGTGGTGTATGGACCAATTTAGGCAAGAGTCCAAGAACAACCAACCTCGCTCCCAAGTAAGGCAAAAAGAACTGAGAGCTTAGCTACGATGGCTTGGGGCCTGGAAGCCTAGTTTggaaaagataaaacaaacccttcaattttttttcattgtattttacttttttggcTAAGGAGACATCGTGCTGAAAGGGAAATTGCTCatgttctctctctctctatctaaTGGGAAGATATTTAATAGAGAACCAAATTTGTCTACCCCTACTGCTACCTCGTCTTTATACCTCACTAAGGAGTTGTTGCCacataaaataatgaaagtaTAAAAGTTCTGTTAAATTTCCTAATTAAACTTTCACTTTATATTTCTCTCTCATTTTGTtatgtatttaaaaaaaaaaaacacaggAGTAAAATGCTTggatcaaatataaataatttaataaaagtttTCGAAAAgataaatgacaaaaagatAACATATTCATTTATCCTTATATGAATTATACTGCATTTTGCTAGTTCATttatcttgaatttctttgTCCAAATGCAGTGtctttactcttttttttttcctattttt
This window encodes:
- the LOC18606575 gene encoding uncharacterized protein LOC18606575 produces the protein MKDSKKDSEKVVWDQIQMRSASGNPLVPGPSARPIPKLMVWLILFVSVTYVMYTLKLLATSAQQTCDDSPFTATLHRSSHFPNKTSLTSPHLILNQTAVTTTRHPHRDVREKPVVVQMQRTPPKPNLTEIHDVVFGIAASSKLWQQRKEYIKIWYKPNQMRGVVWLDDRVKYSPEDKGTLPPVRVSSDTSNFAYTNRQGHRSAIRISRIVTETLRLKMDNVRWFVMGDDDTVFITDNLVRILRKYDHTQYYYIGSLSESHIQNIFFSYGMAYGGGGFAISYPLAKALAKMQDRCIQRYPGLYGSDDRMQACMAELGVPLTKELGFHQYDVYGNLFGLLAAHPVTPLASLHHLDVVEPIFPNVTRVQALQRLMLPSKLDSAGIMQQSICYDKTKSWTISVSWGFAVQIFRGIFSPREMEMPSRTFLNWYRRADYTAYAFNTRPVSRNPCQKPFVFYMSRVRMDSELNQTVSEYERHRVPHPPCRWKMADPAELDMVIVNKKPDPHLWDRSPRRNCCRVMESKEQGTMVVNVGVCKDGEVSEI